The genome window CTGAACAGAAGAAGAAAGTGTACAACTCGCATAACCCAAATCTGAAGGCAGGTTGCTGTCGAGGAACGCCTTGTTGTCCTACTTATGCAATCGCGTGGACTTTCCAAAAGTGTTGGCCCGCCGGCATCTCAGGGCCAACCCAGGTCGATCAACAATCCCGGCAATcaagcaacacagcaacagcaacagagcaaTCGATGATTGCCAATCCTCCCCCTGTGGACACTGGACTCTTGATGTCTCAggtctctctctgtctctcggtGCAATCACTGGAATTATCGCATATCTGAGAGGCCGCTCTTTAGttgatatttgcatttgtgtgaCTAGTGCTAAAGGCGCACATTGTCCGCCTAACGATAATGTGCccaagtgcaacaacaataacaacttcaacaacaaaaaactaagaGCTATAACTCTGTGGACAGCAAAGCAATTAGCGCTGGCCATTTATGGTTGGGAAAAACTGGGAGCTGGCTGGGAAAATTGTTCAGCTGCTGGGTGGCTGAAGAACCGTTAcgcaacattttctttttttgctgtttgtgaTATTAGTTGTtgtctcgtttcgtttcgtttctggttgctgtgtgtgtagcaaaaattaaaaaaaaacacagtcTCGTGGAGATTATGCTGCACAGATAAAGCCCACAATTTATGATGCCGCTAATCACCGAAGTGCCTCGGGGATGACTCTTCAACTTGACCACTTTGCAGTTATTATGTGCTAACTGATAATCATTATCCTTCCAAACCGATCTCTACTCTATGCTGTTGTAGCGAATGCCAGCTAAACTCCGAAAGGTAGTTAATGTTCTTGACAGGATGATTAGAGAGATAACAAGTAGATGATCAGTGTGGAGCTGCTTGAGAGCAAGTGAAAGGTGGTAAGCGGAATGTGCAAGAATGGATCGTGTGTCGTTTGAGCTCAGAATGGTTATGGAGGGATTTTTTATGTGCAACGAACATGTTTTTCGGAATGCTACAGTTTATTTATGAAGTTCATAATAAAGAAAACTGTTAGATGATCTCTGAcgataatttttaataaatatcacAGTAGAGAACTAACTTATTAATGTCTAAGAATAATAAGTTTGAATGGTTTATGAACTACAATTTAGAAATTGTCTCCTTaagaattattataaaattttagatCATCTACgatcaataaaattaaactttttccTGGTTTCAGATCtgatatttgtaaattaatatttataaaaataactagTGAAGAACGACCTAACAAACTATCCCAAATAATAATCGAGAAATGTTTCTAAGCTTAAAttgagaaataaataaataacgaaGTGAGAACTAAAttactattaaataaaaaagttttctaAAGTGAAATTTACAAATGGTCTTCAATTTTATTCTAGAATCTTattcgaaaataataaaagcatgCTTATCTTCTTAGATCAGCAACTATAATAATGATCGATAATTATATAGATTTTTCGCATTCTTTTCTCACTTTTTGATTAAGACTAATTCAAAAATCTTTGATGAATGTGATTGCCACATTTCAAACTCCCTTTCTATAGCAATTCTATCTTCTTTTGCAacagcaattacaataattatatCTGCTGTGGCATTCATAACGATTATCGATCGTTTTTCGCATTCTTTTCTTattgcttatttattattatcttcttttcttcttttttgtttgcaagcCTTGACAGGAACTTTCATTTATCTTGTGCCGCATTTAATGGGTTTACTTGAAGTAGTACTCAAACAGATCAATTGAAAAGATGCGTATGAAGCAAGCTGAGAAGGAAAGTTGACTACCATCCTAGCAGCTGATCATCAGTCATCAGTTGGATTCGTATTAAGATAAGAGAAGAGTGTCAGactgccagcagcagctctcCATACAATAATGCTTGATTATGCAATGATCTGTGTCTCATCTTTCGCTGTCTGTCTCACTCTTTCTCGCTCTGAACTGACAACGCCCCATTATGGCTATTAGGCGTGGCAGCAATTGCAAACTGAGACTTGGACtttgactgtgactgtgactgagGTTGTTACTGAGGCTGGGCAGCTGCTTGTCCAGTTTGTAGTATCGCATGTGCAGGAAATGAGGTGAATGCCTTCTTCTTGGTTGGGGCGACACACTCGGAACAAGCACAAAACGAAGAGAAGTCGTTGGGCCCAAGACAACAAACAGCGAAATCGATATTTTTCAGGGACGAAGCTTCTGTCAGTTTTGTTGCCACTTCCATTTAATGCTCGCTTCTCTCTACAATatagttgtttttatttcacttatatttttttttggtttcagTTTCTTTCCACGCTGCGTGCTGCATGCGGTTCAATTTTGTGCTCATTCGCCCATTGAGCGCGTATTTatcgagagagcgagagggggCAATATAGTTGTAGGGAGAATTTGAGGCAGGGGTGTGACAACATTGGTGGTGGTGACTCACTTGGCAGAACATTTGCCAGCTTGCAGTTCACACATGTGGACTTTGCGGCCACGCGAAGCCACATCAATCCATCAGCCGACTTTTAAAAACGTGTCGCCTGCTTCTTTCTTGTCTGCCACAAGCTGACGACAGTCGCTGCAAAAGATTATTATGGTTAATAGCGTACCCTAGTGAACtctagagagagaaagagactaGAAAAAGGAGAACTTATCGATATAGATCGATAAGATAAGAGAAACATtgagcaatttttttttcaccTAAACTAACTATTTTTAGCGCTACATTTGCTTTACACTTGTGATCGAAAAaagttatataataatattatatataaagttaTTCATATTGTTGCATTTAAGTATTTCTTAGTTCTGTacttatatttcattatacaaatttagaTGATAGTTTCTAGCGTTTAAAGTCTCAAAAGATAATTATTTCTGCCATAATATTAACTTATTGCAATTTAGTTTATAGTTCCTTTTAAAATTAGATTTAAAGTCGGAggaatttatttcatttatcttTTTTAAACGTAAgtagtttaaaaaaatactaataagtACTGTAAGTCAATCAATAGTATTTAATGATTTCATcgggattttttttttagatagtTAATAGTTAATGATATCAAATTAGTAGctcaattattttgtactgAGACAAAAACATtagtaatgaaatttttagaTATCTTGACAGTTTGTATTTGATAAGAACTTCATTTAGATGAGCCATTCGATAGTAAGTTAAGTATCGatagtaaaataattttgagaaaatttgCGAAAATGCATTAGTAAAGTAATTCAGAAAAATCATGACAGTTTCATGTTGATGTTAACTTAATTTATCAACTCAAATCGATGAGTCAATCGATAGTAAACTTATTTTTAGATAATTTGCAAAACTGCTTTTtcgcatacataaatatgcatatgccTCTTATATTTGCCACCACaaagggtataaaaattggcCAAGTGTTTAAAAGTgtcaataaattgttgtttgtctcacgtttgtgtgtgtttctctttagttgctgtgtgtgtctgtgtgtgtgtgttgtgtgtttatgCTTTGGTGCTGGCAACTGAATTATAGCCACGTCTTATagcctgttgttgttttgctggtTGTTATTGCTTGTctcttgttgcttttgtttgtgtgttatCTGCAGCATGTTTTAATGAGTTTTCATGTTCTTTGGCTATTGACAAACTGTAAATTAATGTCGTTGCGAAGCTTTTGCAAAGCAGCAGTAAACCAATTTAGCATTTAAGCCATCACATCGAAACGAACATACAATTAGAGCCACCGAACCGCAAAGCTTTCAGGCCAAACTACAAAACCACACACAGaaagacggacggacagaaaCTCGTCAAGCTGCTGCTCGATAGTCAATTCGTCAATTGTCACATTTGTCAGGCTTAATAAGTTTTGCGAATGTTTAAGctcaatttatgtttacattttgtcCGTAATCATGTTCGACTGCAGATAACTCGGGAAAACAAACTGCGACGTCGTTAGATGTGCAATGGAGGTTAAGTGGCTTTTGGGTTGGGCCTGTCTGATGATGATTTATGCCAGCCACAGTGACAATATAGCTTGGCCTACACAAACTTAGCTTGCTATTAAATGTGGCTTAGAATTCTTTGCATACTTGACCgagaaaaatgttttattcttttaaattgAATCAAGAAAGAtgtttgattattttaaattgaattaagaatatttttggaaaaaagtttttatattttcctgCCATTGTGGCTTAAATTGTTGAGCAATGTGGCTTAGCATACTTGACCGAGAAAAATGTTGTAttcttttacatttaattaagaatcatttttaaaaatagtttgtttattttcctctcatctaattatatttttatattttcctcTCATTAatcaaagtttattttatttattttcaggTAATTGACACTCATAACTTGATGGATTTGAATTGTTGAGTAAATATGGTGAGAATGAGTAATGATAGAAATATACTAATGTTCTTATATAAAAGTCGAACATTTGAATTCTAtgtaaagcaataaataaaataactttttctTAATAGCAGTAGCATTAATCCCAGAACActcccaaaaataaaagatctAAATATCAGCCACACCTTTCTTTGAGGCAAAATCCTCAAGCCAAACTCTTCCTGGAAGTTGAATTTCCACTCCACAACGACGTGATCAAAaaggtgggcgtggcattaACAGTGCAACAAGTGGCGCCAACTGCTTGTGTCGACTCTCTTTCCTCTTTCACATTTCTTATGCACACCTTGCACTGATTTCCATGGCTTTAATTACAAAAGTGGACGACCAACTTGGCCAAAGCGTCATTGGCCCACTTTTTGTCTTCTCTGGCTgctgcatttgtgtgtgtgtatgtgtatgtgtgtgtgcgtgtatccCCCCACGGCAATTGCGTCTTGTAGTTTGGCTTGCTTGCAGAGTGCGTGAAGTGCTTCAAGTTGCGTTAATTACCATTGCGGTCACCGTCACACCCCTTCAGGCgcttctctttattttttatacaaactCCTACCCAACAGCATTCGAGGTTTGCAGATGGTTTCGTGTCTGCGAAGAGACAACGACGCATAAcagttgttgtttatgttgtttaataaCTAATGGGTTAATAAATTGGCTgctgcttttatttatgtactttTTGCAGacttataaaaatgttaatacaGATTAAAGAGTAAGGAAAGTTtgatttaagtttattttgaaatatcgagtattgaaaatattgcgAAAATGTTCTTCAATATTAGATGATTTTACTGATGAAGAAAAATGACAATacagaagaaataaaaatgattagaaatgaatatattgcatatttcacaatattttatttaggaTATTAATAACCAGTGCCTTGGTGATATAATATGTTTCAaaagattatttaatttacttatacACACATGATATTATTTGATGATTTTTTGAGGACAAGTCTAACTAAGTGGAGTAGAAATCTATTTAGCGTATTTCACCATATTTTTCTTTAGACAATTGAGAAGACAGACTTTAGGGGATACTTAAATTACTTCCAcgtattaatattattataaagatacaaataactatataaaataaattgagaaGAAATGAACTTttcacaatatatttttaggtAACTAGGAAGCTAAAGTTTATGTGTGAGAAAATGACTCATTACTAGTAAATTACTAGTAAATACTTAACTTAAACCAACATAATAATTTTAGGAGATGTTACAAGGAGACAaccaacaaaattaattaaattgagaGGAAATGTGTTTGCATATACCACAATATTTCTATTCGACAAATACGAAGGCAGTTTATGGGATACTTAAACTATACCCGCAAGATAATATTTGATGATTTTACACGGAGAAAACTaacaactttaattaaattaattggaatgaaatgaattttgcatatttcacaatattttttgtagaCAACTACGTAATCTAATCAGACTTTATGTGATACAATATGTTTTCATTtgtaaacttttaatttatgggATACTAAAATTACACCCACAAAAAAAGTTAGATGATTTTACTAGGAAAAAACTaacaactttaattaaattgagaagaaatcaattttgcatatttcacaatatttttttagtcaACTGCAAACCCAGAGATTGTGTGACTATTTCCACTAGTTGAACACGTTCGTCGTGAAAATGCAAAGAGCAAAAGAAAGCCCCACGCACTGTGACAATGCAATCGTAGAGTAGAGTCAAAGGCCGGATGTGCTGTATGACTATCGTATGATAATCGAATGATAATCGTATGTAGATTGCAGTCGCTGTGGTCATTTAACGAGTATGACCAAGTTTGGGCTTGTAGGAAATATAAATTGTGAGCTCACATTACGCTGCATATTAATAGAAATGTTGTGGGAGTTTAAAGTACACAACTCTTGCACAATCCGATTAGTTTTGGGAGTCGTATTTCGATTTCGATAACAATAAGTTGACATGACATTGACTGAAGTGTCAAGTGTGTTGAACTCGACATTAAATCAGTTTCTACTTTGTAGAGCTGAGAATCACAACTCCCTTTTTATACAggaattattcatattttttcctCAATTGGAAGAAACGTTTAACTATCCACGATGGCCGACGATGATGAAGTTCAGTTCGATGCTGTCGATTCGGGAGCTTCGAAAACATTCCCAATGCAATGTTCAGCTTTGCGTAAGAATGGATTTGTAATGCTTAAAGGACGTCCGTGTAAAATTGTGGACATGTCCACCTCGAAGACGGGCAAACATGGACATGCCAAAGTGCATCTCGTTGGCATCGATATATTCACCCAGAAGAAGTACGAGGATATTTGTCCCTCGACCCACAACATGGATGTGCCGCATGTGAAGCGTGAAGATTATCAATTGACTGACATAAGCGATGATGGCTTTGTTACTCTGATGTCAGACAGTGGAGAAATACGCGAGGATCTCAAGGTGCCGGATGGGGAATTGGGCGGCTCATTGCGCAATGAATTTGGCGATGGAAAAGATCTATTGTGCACTGTCTTGGCTGCTTGTGGAGAAGAATGCGTGATTGCCATGAAACCGAATTCCGGATTGGATAAATGAAGTTGCAAGTTGAATGTTAGAGCAGCTCGAAAAAGAATTGTGAAACCAAATAGAGAACGTATTTTCAGAAGTTGCGTAGAATATTACATTTTAGAAGGGAATTTATTGGGAAATTTAGTTAGATGGAACGTGTAGCAATGAAATACGATAGGGAATTTTtagtgaaatatttaaagcgggtttagtattttggtttatttgtagaatatgggTGTAGCAATGAAATACGATAGGGAATTTTTCgggaaatatttaaagtggGTTTctagttttcggtatatttttgtatttagtatttcggtatattaatttgatatatttgtgGCATACATTCGAAGAAGGAATTGCGAGAAGACTTGAGATCTTCCAATCtctaatattatataatagcTGAGACTTTACCACcttgaaaattaatttcaaatttacatGCTTCATCAGTTAAAACTcctttttaaaatcaatttttcaTCGAATACGACAAGCAAATTAACATTGAACTTCATTTAGTGATTGATCTCGTAATGTTTTGATCTCCTAAATGTTTTTCCTTTATCTAAGCGACACACTCAACATTTGAGAGAAGCCCGCATTTTGTTTTAGGCTCATTTATCATATGCAGACACAAACATAATTCGATAGTTTTGAATCAAATTAATGAGAACTCATTAAGAGAGACGCGCCCAGTTAATGCGCTCAGCTGTTGCTATTCAAGAGGTTATCAACGGTACCGTTTTCAAAGGTTTCAAAAGTGTGCATCAACGAGTTGTCGCtaattatgtgtgtgtgtgtgtgtgcgtctacGCATGATTCCCAGCTGGAAAAGTTGGTTCAATGGCCAACTAACCGACGACCACCTGAACAATTAAGCTCCATTTGCCGCATCGTTCATTTGGTTAAACGtcgttttccatttgcattttcattaatttttgcaGCGTTTGgttggaaatatttttgctgcCATCGATGTTGTTGTGGCGTCTAACTGGCGGCATGTCTTCGCCCCTCATCTTCTcactcccctctctctctctctgtctctctcgttCGATACGTGTGCAACAGCATCTTAAGTTGTGCTCCACCTTTTGGTTGCCAACGGCGTCTCCTTCATTTCAATTGACAGGCAGCCGGCTTTTTTTGCTTCCTTGTTTGCCAATTGCATTGGCAATCGACTCTCGATGCATTTGCATAGGCCAGAAGACTGCTTCGACAGGCACTCACTCGCACATTCACttacacactcactcactcactcgcttACTGATTCATCCATTCATTTGCCGTCGCCGCCGCCATTAGCCAGTCATTCATTCAAATTTTGTAACTGTTGTTTTGCCTGCCAATTTGACATTTCTGTCAAGCTGTCGCCATTTACCTCCCCCTCTCAAAGTTTTCCCCCCCTTTTGGGTCCcctgtgtgtgggtgtgttgaCTGCTTCCAGCTGGTTTTCTAGTGCGTggcttttttgcttttgcgttcGCTACTCACGACtatttgttgcagttgctgcgttgcaattgaaaatgttgtcATGTCTGTtaacaaatgcaataaatttgctaatacaatttaatatgaCTTGAGCTCGACACAGGATTTTGTTACAAGTCGCCAATGCGACAGCAAACAGAGCCACTCCTAGATATTGAATTGGCTGTGGGAATGAATCAAAATAATTCGGCgaaaaagaagcaaaataaacattcagcctggctgtcaatgATGTCATACTGCCAAAGGCGCCAAGAACTTTGCAATCGTTTCCCGAAATTCAATTAGTTGTccaccaaaagaaaaaaaatgtgaagaaataaataaacaaaaaaattaatccaagcaaaagcagcatttgtttgtgtgtatgagtAAAGAGGTTTTATGGGGGCGGCGAAACCCGCATAAATTTCCGTACATTTTGTTACCCAACATTTGTCGTATGTGAGAATTAAACGATTACGAAATGGGAAGGCATATGGAGAAGCTGGGATTGTCAAGCAAAtgagtaaaaaaaattgaagtaACAAAGGGGTCGAAGGTAATTGTCAAGCTCTTCATTGATAAAGTTATGTTGGAATCTAAAATATTTGGAGTTTTTGTGGagttaacaaaataaaaataagtttgtGCTTCAGTTTTATGATAAACTTATCAGtacttatttttgtaaaaatatttatttttaaactcgGACATTTGTTGAGaagatttaattaatttattatcagTTTCTGTAGAATgatatttgatttgtattgTATAGGTACTAGAAAATAACGCTTACTTATCATTGTCGTATAAGTGAAACGAAGCAAGTTCtattattatcaataaaataattaccaAATAGGAAAGTTACCATCGAGTCTGTTTTtactgtgagatacttgctactcattttcaatcaactcaaaacaaaactcaaaacaattaaaaaatactaaatgaatacaccgaaaaatac of Drosophila nasuta strain 15112-1781.00 chromosome 3, ASM2355853v1, whole genome shotgun sequence contains these proteins:
- the LOC132790275 gene encoding eukaryotic translation initiation factor 5A-like, yielding MADDDEVQFDAVDSGASKTFPMQCSALRKNGFVMLKGRPCKIVDMSTSKTGKHGHAKVHLVGIDIFTQKKYEDICPSTHNMDVPHVKREDYQLTDISDDGFVTLMSDSGEIREDLKVPDGELGGSLRNEFGDGKDLLCTVLAACGEECVIAMKPNSGLDK